Proteins encoded within one genomic window of Nostoc sp. UHCC 0870:
- a CDS encoding RAMP superfamily CRISPR-associated protein, with amino-acid sequence MARNSSRSQNFGGSNQERGPRPYDFVYFPTTPPTQNQPPGHHKYLPNHLHGTLFLTLTVQTTLHISTGVVLLGEDINQADIPLIKTMVQGNDNELLIQGSSLKGCIRSVYEAITNSRVGVNPKQPNEYPEERLPAKEKNQLCPASIVFGASGEKWGWQGLITIQDAHCEMTGSEVGFMPNLWRPRPDENQAYYNNDGKTVGWKFYYNMKNSIDKGLDNGIPVQVAFRNDEFSTQLNFKNLKPEELGALLIALGQDKNYPLVLKVGAGKPIGMGSMTVAITEAEIVQNQADLYNRYTSLSLPSSQLLTDESLQAFIQSKIQQAHEALIAQTQLQKLSEILNSSTNRIPYESY; translated from the coding sequence ATGGCTAGAAATTCTTCCCGTTCTCAAAATTTTGGTGGTTCAAATCAAGAACGTGGCCCCAGACCATACGATTTTGTTTATTTCCCTACAACACCACCAACCCAAAATCAACCGCCTGGACACCATAAATATTTACCAAACCATTTACATGGCACTTTATTTCTAACTTTAACAGTCCAGACAACACTGCATATATCAACAGGTGTAGTGCTGTTGGGTGAGGATATTAATCAAGCAGACATTCCTTTAATCAAAACAATGGTTCAAGGTAATGACAACGAACTATTAATCCAAGGTAGTTCTTTAAAAGGTTGTATTCGTTCAGTGTATGAGGCTATTACTAATAGCCGTGTTGGAGTTAATCCCAAACAGCCCAATGAATACCCAGAAGAACGTCTACCAGCCAAGGAAAAAAATCAACTTTGTCCTGCTAGTATAGTTTTTGGTGCATCTGGTGAAAAATGGGGATGGCAAGGGTTAATAACAATTCAAGATGCTCATTGTGAAATGACAGGTTCTGAAGTTGGTTTTATGCCTAATCTTTGGCGACCTAGACCTGATGAAAATCAGGCATATTATAATAATGATGGTAAAACTGTTGGTTGGAAATTTTATTATAATATGAAAAATTCCATCGACAAAGGTTTAGATAACGGGATTCCTGTACAAGTAGCATTTAGAAATGATGAATTTAGCACTCAATTAAATTTTAAAAATCTCAAACCAGAAGAATTAGGAGCTTTACTGATTGCTTTAGGGCAAGATAAAAATTATCCCCTAGTCTTAAAGGTCGGTGCTGGTAAACCCATAGGAATGGGAAGTATGACAGTAGCCATCACTGAAGCAGAAATAGTTCAAAATCAAGCTGATTTATATAATCGCTATACGTCTTTAAGTTTACCATCTAGTCAACTCTTAACCGATGAATCCCTGCAAGCTTTCATACAAAGTAAAATTCAACAAGCACACGAAGCGTTAATTGCCCAAACTCAATTACAAAAATTATCAGAAATTCTCAATTCTTCTACAAATCGCATACCTTATGAAAGTTATTAA
- a CDS encoding RAMP superfamily CRISPR-associated protein produces MHKQFVNHCTIDLTIIPDGPILIKSGREGADPTKPQMEFVETFHNGKSIIYLPGSSLKGAIRAHAERIVRTVGHPEYEKPSNTELVWANNPLDTDKYDYLYENPQAEQGVKKKLPAPAIYKESSFTDQIFGNIAIASRFRIEDAYPDTSVPLKIEERNGVAIDRVFGSVAHGPFDYQVCTAGAFKTKIHLKNFSLAQLGLIALVLRDLNAGWFGIGFAKSRGLGVVRLEYNSAVVQYPGCTLDDNNQIYSFGSSTPWDKIYLLGAGKFLRGDNANPYNFPTNDTEKQEVKNVALTAMDFKFGVELRWDGENGVRDLFTKAVVAWSHLLQNGGAVCAS; encoded by the coding sequence ATGCACAAGCAATTTGTTAACCACTGCACAATTGACCTGACAATTATTCCAGATGGCCCTATTTTGATTAAATCTGGTCGGGAAGGTGCAGACCCCACTAAACCCCAGATGGAATTTGTCGAAACTTTTCACAATGGTAAATCCATAATTTATTTACCTGGTAGTTCGCTTAAAGGTGCAATTCGCGCCCATGCTGAACGTATTGTGAGAACGGTAGGTCATCCCGAATATGAAAAACCATCTAATACGGAACTGGTTTGGGCGAACAATCCTTTGGATACAGATAAATACGATTATTTATACGAAAATCCTCAAGCTGAACAAGGGGTAAAAAAGAAATTACCTGCACCCGCCATATATAAAGAATCATCATTTACTGACCAGATATTTGGTAATATTGCGATCGCCAGCCGTTTCCGCATTGAAGATGCCTATCCTGATACTTCAGTCCCACTCAAAATCGAAGAACGTAACGGTGTCGCCATTGATAGAGTATTTGGTTCAGTAGCACACGGGCCCTTTGATTATCAAGTCTGTACTGCTGGCGCGTTTAAGACCAAAATTCACCTAAAAAACTTTTCCCTCGCCCAGCTGGGATTAATTGCATTGGTATTGCGTGACTTAAATGCTGGCTGGTTTGGTATTGGGTTTGCCAAATCGCGGGGTTTGGGTGTAGTTCGTCTAGAGTACAACAGTGCTGTTGTCCAGTATCCTGGCTGCACATTGGACGATAACAACCAAATTTACTCATTTGGCAGTTCAACGCCTTGGGATAAAATTTATCTTTTAGGGGCTGGAAAGTTTCTACGAGGTGATAACGCCAACCCCTACAATTTCCCAACTAACGACACAGAAAAACAAGAAGTAAAAAATGTTGCGTTAACAGCAATGGACTTTAAATTTGGTGTAGAACTGCGTTGGGATGGTGAGAATGGTGTTCGAGATTTATTTACTAAAGCTGTTGTGGCTTGGAGTCACTTGCTGCAAAACGGAGGTGCGGTATGTGCTTCGTAG
- the csx7 gene encoding type III CRISPR-associated RAMP protein Csx7 yields the protein MFEIFKNRLEIIGTLETVTALRISAGRSTEPIGSDLPVIKDAFDRPLIPGSSLKGALRSRLESFLRGIHHDFAANPAQETEWSIPPDEMASVKERIKNLTPQEKEAQLHEYILNNTDLVSSLFGSPWLASKFQIRDLTVSQPDDNWFGQYQERDGVAIDRDTETAGDSKLYDFQVVPAGTPFIFHAVIENAEEWELGMLMIGLHQFQTEQIPLGGGRSRGLGVVKLIIKKMNWVDVRDENYKRDKTYKPQTDPKKVQDYLKSLINNSSNSASSDIDTQSLKQAWADVFINHLSSELQKRTNTTATSSH from the coding sequence ATGTTTGAAATTTTTAAAAATCGTCTAGAAATTATCGGTACTCTTGAAACTGTTACAGCTTTGAGAATCAGTGCTGGACGTTCCACAGAACCAATTGGGTCTGATTTACCAGTTATTAAAGATGCTTTTGATAGACCATTAATCCCCGGTTCGAGTTTAAAAGGTGCATTACGTTCACGGCTGGAAAGTTTTTTGCGGGGAATTCATCATGATTTTGCTGCTAACCCAGCCCAGGAAACAGAATGGTCAATTCCTCCAGATGAAATGGCTAGTGTTAAAGAGCGTATCAAAAATTTAACCCCACAAGAAAAGGAAGCTCAATTACACGAATATATTCTCAACAACACTGATTTAGTTTCTTCACTATTTGGTTCACCTTGGCTGGCTAGTAAATTTCAAATTCGTGATTTAACAGTCAGCCAACCTGACGACAATTGGTTTGGTCAGTATCAAGAACGTGATGGTGTTGCGATTGATAGAGATACAGAAACTGCTGGTGATAGCAAACTTTATGACTTTCAAGTTGTACCAGCCGGGACTCCTTTTATATTTCATGCAGTGATTGAAAATGCCGAAGAATGGGAATTAGGAATGTTGATGATTGGCTTACATCAATTTCAAACGGAACAAATTCCCCTTGGTGGCGGACGTTCTCGCGGCTTAGGAGTTGTCAAGCTGATAATTAAGAAGATGAACTGGGTTGATGTCCGAGATGAAAATTACAAACGAGATAAAACTTACAAACCACAAACAGACCCAAAGAAAGTACAAGACTATCTCAAATCTTTGATTAATAATAGTTCTAATTCTGCTTCTTCTGATATTGATACTCAATCTTTAAAACAAGCTTGGGCTGACGTTTTTATTAATCATCTTTCTAGCGAACTTCAAAAACGCACTAACACTACAGCAACTTCTTCTCACTAG
- a CDS encoding Tn3 family transposase, with amino-acid sequence MKRQWDAEELVENFTLLPTEMALLSNKSEENRLGFAVLLKFFQMEAKFPRTKQEVPKQIVSYIARLLSVSPKQYGEYSFHGRTIERHRAEIREFFGFREFNPQDKTELIAWLCEFVLAYDRQASSLEAAVYQRLRELKLEPPIPEAVERLIRSAVVTTEKEFCAGIFNQIESETLTKMDALLNTQDALDDDQSQFKQSVFNFLKTDPGRTSLKSIFKEVSKLECIRDLGLPTKLFANVPPKIITHYRRRASAETPRELRRHPAKIRYTLVAAFCWQRNQEITDSLVELLIQIIHRIYVNAERRVDKQLIEEFKQVDGKPRLLFEIAQASLERPEEPVKDVVYPVVSPKTLQAVVKEYKSNSPTYEEKVYTVMRSSYLHHYRRMVPQLLSTLEFRSNNDMHRPVISALSLLKRYQSSNQRYYAIGEELFINGVLSKEQRHLILEQDKDGQERVNRVNYEICVLQALRDKLRSKEIWVVGAKRYCNPEEDLPQDFEVHRETYYLALGQPLDALTFISQLQQEMTQALTMLDKGMPSNTKVKIQKKKNGWISVSPLEAQPEPLNILQLKREIERRWPLTSLLDMLKEADLRIGFTNHFKNTGVRSNLDRETLQRRLLLCLYGLGSNTGLKRMCGGINSDLEYDLRYVKKHYIHREHLRNAIAEVVNATFNVRKVAIWGEGTTACASDSKKFGSWDQNLMTEWHIRYGGRGVMIYWHVEKKSACIYSQLKTCSSSEVAAMIEGLLRHCTDMKVKKNYVDTHGQNEIAFGFCRLLGFELMPRIKRIGSQKLYLPSAGQKQDFPNLQLVLTKAIDWELIRQQYDQMIKYTTALRLGTAEADTILKRFSRSSPQHPTQKALSELGRAVKTIFLCHYLNSEALRREINEGLNVVENWNSANGFIFYGKNSEIATNRLDEQELSVLCLHLLQISLVYINTLMIQRVLAEATWMKQMRQEDFRALSPLIWVHVNPYGTFRLDMNERLQIDAASP; translated from the coding sequence GTGAAACGTCAATGGGATGCAGAAGAACTGGTAGAAAATTTTACGCTCCTGCCAACAGAAATGGCACTGCTGTCAAATAAAAGTGAGGAAAATCGCTTGGGCTTTGCTGTGCTACTGAAATTCTTCCAGATGGAAGCAAAATTCCCCCGCACCAAACAGGAAGTTCCCAAACAGATTGTTTCTTACATTGCGAGACTTCTCTCCGTATCGCCAAAACAATATGGTGAATACTCGTTTCATGGACGCACTATTGAACGTCATCGCGCTGAAATCCGTGAATTCTTTGGTTTTCGAGAATTCAACCCACAAGACAAAACAGAACTGATTGCTTGGTTGTGCGAATTTGTCTTGGCATACGACCGTCAAGCCTCCTCATTAGAAGCAGCAGTGTATCAACGTTTACGGGAGTTAAAGTTAGAACCACCAATACCCGAAGCGGTAGAACGGCTGATTCGGTCTGCGGTCGTCACTACTGAAAAAGAATTCTGTGCTGGCATCTTCAACCAAATTGAATCAGAAACGCTGACCAAAATGGATGCCCTTCTCAATACTCAAGATGCTCTAGATGATGACCAGAGCCAATTTAAACAGTCGGTCTTCAATTTCCTCAAAACAGACCCCGGTCGTACCAGTCTCAAGAGTATCTTCAAAGAAGTCTCCAAACTTGAATGTATCCGGGATTTGGGACTACCGACCAAACTGTTTGCTAATGTTCCCCCCAAAATTATTACTCACTACCGTCGGCGGGCTAGCGCAGAAACACCCCGCGAACTGCGTCGTCATCCTGCGAAAATTCGCTACACATTAGTGGCAGCCTTCTGCTGGCAACGCAACCAAGAGATTACCGACAGTTTGGTGGAGTTGCTCATTCAAATTATCCACCGCATTTATGTTAATGCCGAACGGCGGGTGGATAAACAACTTATTGAGGAATTTAAACAGGTGGATGGTAAGCCACGCTTGTTATTTGAAATTGCTCAAGCTTCACTCGAACGTCCAGAAGAACCTGTTAAGGATGTTGTTTACCCAGTAGTTAGCCCGAAAACACTGCAAGCGGTAGTCAAAGAATATAAATCTAACAGTCCTACATATGAGGAAAAGGTTTACACAGTGATGCGTTCATCATATCTGCATCACTATCGGCGCATGGTTCCTCAACTGCTATCCACACTAGAGTTTCGCTCTAATAATGATATGCACCGCCCAGTAATTTCTGCTTTGTCATTGCTTAAAAGATACCAATCCAGCAATCAGCGATACTATGCAATCGGTGAGGAATTGTTCATCAATGGTGTTCTCTCCAAGGAGCAACGCCACCTGATTTTGGAACAGGACAAGGATGGGCAGGAACGGGTAAATCGGGTCAATTATGAAATATGCGTGCTACAGGCACTGCGAGATAAGCTGCGCTCCAAGGAAATTTGGGTAGTTGGGGCTAAACGCTACTGTAACCCAGAAGAAGACTTGCCCCAAGACTTTGAAGTACATCGAGAAACCTACTACTTGGCTTTAGGGCAACCATTAGATGCTCTCACTTTTATCAGCCAACTCCAGCAGGAAATGACTCAGGCTTTAACAATGCTGGATAAAGGAATGCCCAGCAATACTAAAGTCAAGATTCAAAAGAAGAAAAATGGCTGGATTAGCGTCTCTCCTCTAGAAGCACAGCCAGAACCACTCAATATCTTGCAACTTAAACGTGAGATAGAAAGACGCTGGCCCCTGACCAGTTTGCTGGATATGTTGAAAGAAGCCGACCTGCGGATTGGTTTTACTAATCATTTCAAGAATACGGGTGTGCGTTCTAACCTAGACCGAGAAACCCTACAACGACGATTGTTGTTGTGTTTGTATGGATTGGGTAGTAATACTGGACTCAAGCGTATGTGCGGAGGAATTAACAGTGACTTAGAGTATGATCTGCGTTATGTCAAAAAGCACTACATTCACCGAGAACACTTGCGTAATGCTATCGCAGAAGTTGTAAATGCTACTTTCAATGTTCGTAAGGTAGCAATTTGGGGAGAAGGTACGACAGCGTGTGCTAGTGATTCCAAAAAGTTTGGCTCGTGGGATCAAAATTTGATGACAGAATGGCATATCCGCTACGGAGGTCGGGGAGTGATGATCTATTGGCACGTTGAGAAAAAATCTGCCTGCATCTACTCTCAGCTTAAGACTTGTTCTTCTTCGGAAGTGGCAGCAATGATTGAGGGTCTTCTACGGCATTGCACTGATATGAAAGTAAAGAAAAACTATGTAGACACCCACGGTCAAAATGAAATTGCCTTTGGCTTTTGCCGTTTACTGGGCTTTGAGTTGATGCCTCGGATCAAGCGCATCGGCTCCCAAAAGTTATATCTACCAAGTGCTGGACAAAAACAAGATTTTCCTAATTTACAACTTGTACTGACTAAAGCGATTGATTGGGAACTGATTCGCCAGCAGTATGACCAGATGATTAAATATACTACTGCTTTACGTTTAGGAACGGCGGAAGCAGACACGATTTTGAAACGTTTTAGCCGTTCTTCTCCTCAACATCCAACACAAAAGGCACTTTCTGAGCTAGGTAGAGCAGTGAAAACTATATTTCTGTGTCACTACCTCAACTCTGAGGCTTTACGACGTGAGATTAATGAAGGGCTGAATGTGGTGGAAAACTGGAATAGTGCTAATGGTTTTATTTTTTACGGCAAAAACAGTGAAATTGCTACTAACCGCCTAGATGAACAAGAATTATCGGTTTTGTGCCTCCATTTGCTGCAAATCAGCCTTGTTTACATCAATACGCTGATGATTCAAAGGGTTTTAGCAGAAGCCACTTGGATGAAGCAGATGAGACAAGAAGATTTCCGGGCGTTATCACCGTTGATTTGGGTACATGTTAACCCTTACGGCACTTTTCGACTGGATATGAACGAGCGATTACAAATTGATGCTGCGTCTCCTTGA
- a CDS encoding thermonuclease family protein yields the protein MFVNNRSVNLTMVQEGQAVVYRQYLKGCANTKDQFLQAEANAKSQKLGFWNQSQPVMPWDFRRGKKNTQPATTQTQVQQCDRSYPDFCIPPNSPDLDCRDISYRRFRVNQPDPHGFDRDRDGVGCER from the coding sequence ATATTTGTTAACAATCGCTCTGTGAACCTGACGATGGTACAAGAGGGACAAGCTGTGGTGTATCGGCAGTATCTCAAAGGATGTGCCAATACTAAAGACCAATTCCTCCAGGCTGAGGCCAATGCTAAAAGTCAAAAGCTGGGCTTTTGGAATCAATCGCAGCCCGTGATGCCTTGGGATTTCCGGCGAGGGAAGAAAAATACTCAGCCTGCAACCACGCAAACACAAGTCCAACAGTGCGATCGCTCTTATCCCGATTTTTGTATTCCGCCGAACTCGCCAGATTTGGATTGCCGTGATATTTCTTATCGCAGATTTAGAGTGAATCAACCAGATCCGCATGGGTTTGATAGGGATAGGGATGGGGTTGGTTGTGAACGGTGA
- a CDS encoding RNA-guided endonuclease InsQ/TnpB family protein has protein sequence MIVLEFKAKGKTTQYNAIDEAIRTAQFVRNKSIRFWMDNRGVGQKELYRIAKSLRSEFSFVKALNSSACQASIERAYSSIARFYDSCKKSVPGKKGYPKFKKNSRSVEYKTSGWSLSQTRKQITFTDKKGIGKLKLKGTWDLSFYQLEQIKRVRLVRRADGYYVQFLISADNKVETQPTGKTIGLDVGLKEFYTDSNGYSEPNPRFYHTGEKRLKFRQKRVSRKKKGSTSRKRAINRLGRVHLKISRQREEHAKRVARCVIQSHDLVAYEDLRIKNLVKNHCLAKSINDAGWYQFRKWLEFFGVKFGRITVAVNPAYTSQECSNCGAMVKKSLSTRTHACECGFVMDRDWNAAINILKLALSTVGHTGTWVIDPNASGDSTSTHAGEILSEQVGSKIEESPPL, from the coding sequence ATGATTGTTTTAGAATTCAAAGCCAAAGGGAAAACAACTCAATACAATGCCATTGATGAGGCGATAAGAACGGCTCAATTTGTTCGCAATAAGAGTATCCGTTTTTGGATGGATAACCGAGGTGTAGGGCAAAAAGAACTGTATCGAATAGCCAAGTCTTTGAGGTCTGAATTCTCATTTGTGAAAGCTTTGAACTCTAGTGCTTGTCAAGCATCTATCGAACGGGCTTATAGCTCTATTGCTCGTTTCTACGACAGCTGCAAAAAGTCTGTTCCGGGCAAAAAAGGATATCCAAAGTTCAAGAAAAATTCTCGCTCAGTGGAATACAAAACGTCTGGGTGGTCACTTTCTCAGACTAGGAAACAAATAACATTCACCGACAAAAAGGGTATTGGCAAGCTAAAACTTAAAGGAACGTGGGATTTAAGCTTCTACCAATTAGAACAGATAAAACGAGTTAGGTTAGTCCGCCGTGCTGACGGGTACTATGTTCAATTTTTGATTAGTGCAGACAACAAAGTAGAAACACAACCCACTGGTAAAACCATTGGTTTAGATGTTGGACTAAAAGAGTTCTACACAGATAGCAATGGATATAGTGAACCTAACCCAAGATTTTATCACACGGGAGAGAAACGCCTCAAGTTTAGACAAAAGCGCGTTTCTCGCAAAAAGAAAGGCTCTACCAGCCGTAAGAGAGCTATTAATAGGTTAGGGCGAGTACACCTCAAAATAAGTAGGCAACGTGAAGAACACGCCAAGAGAGTGGCGCGTTGCGTAATCCAGTCTCACGATTTGGTAGCCTATGAAGATTTGAGGATCAAGAATTTAGTTAAAAATCATTGTCTCGCTAAATCTATTAATGATGCTGGTTGGTATCAATTCAGAAAATGGTTGGAGTTTTTCGGAGTGAAGTTTGGCAGAATAACTGTTGCGGTTAACCCTGCCTATACATCGCAAGAATGCTCTAACTGTGGCGCAATGGTCAAAAAATCTCTATCAACCAGAACTCATGCTTGTGAATGTGGTTTCGTCATGGATAGGGATTGGAATGCGGCTATCAATATTCTGAAATTAGCCTTGAGTACCGTAGGTCATACGGGAACTTGGGTCATAGACCCGAACGCTTCAGGAGATTCGACCTCTACTCATGCTGGAGAAATCCTGTCTGAGCAAGTTGGGTCAAAGATTGAAGAATCTCCGCCCTTATAG
- a CDS encoding PEP-CTERM sorting domain-containing protein, translating into MKTTIKVVGILAGSSLLISSPVQAVDLNFSTNPSSWTTFGDVNFSSSTEALLSTDANADDDFQLGAINGQFNFSGQPAREVGFVSPNLTEFLGINADALDINGVAFEGSAIKLTINVQAGEYLTFQWNFLTNENSSLVSGSNRGSLNDYSFFLVNDQIQRLGNIDDAQVSNPNFPLSFAQETGIKTFQYTFNNSGIYTIAFGVVDVDDFTVSSALSVSNVVLERKPTGEPVPEPSSVLGIIIALGFGALSRKTQSSKNNNQV; encoded by the coding sequence ATGAAAACTACAATAAAAGTTGTTGGTATACTAGCCGGGAGTAGCTTACTTATTTCTAGCCCAGTACAAGCAGTAGATTTAAATTTTAGTACTAACCCTTCTTCTTGGACTACTTTTGGAGATGTGAACTTTTCTAGCTCTACAGAAGCACTTTTGTCAACAGATGCAAACGCGGATGATGACTTTCAGTTAGGTGCAATCAATGGACAATTCAACTTTTCAGGTCAGCCTGCAAGAGAAGTTGGTTTTGTTAGTCCTAACTTAACTGAGTTCTTGGGAATTAATGCAGACGCACTAGATATAAATGGTGTTGCTTTTGAAGGTTCGGCTATTAAGCTGACTATTAATGTACAAGCAGGCGAATATTTAACGTTTCAGTGGAACTTTCTGACAAACGAAAATTCTTCTTTAGTTAGTGGAAGTAATCGCGGTTCGCTGAACGACTACAGTTTCTTTTTGGTAAATGACCAAATCCAGAGACTAGGAAATATTGATGATGCACAAGTATCTAATCCTAATTTCCCCCTTTCGTTTGCTCAAGAAACTGGAATTAAAACTTTTCAATACACTTTTAATAATTCTGGGATATATACAATAGCTTTTGGAGTAGTTGACGTAGATGATTTCACTGTCTCATCTGCTCTTTCTGTGAGCAATGTTGTTCTGGAACGTAAGCCAACTGGTGAACCTGTACCTGAACCCAGTTCTGTTTTAGGAATTATTATAGCTCTAGGTTTCGGTGCTTTATCTAGAAAAACTCAGAGTAGTAAAAATAATAATCAAGTTTGA